The Vanacampus margaritifer isolate UIUO_Vmar chromosome 15, RoL_Vmar_1.0, whole genome shotgun sequence genome contains the following window.
AATGGAgtcatggaatgaattaaacttgtaagtcaaggtacctgTGTTGTGACACTGGCTGTTCCTAACATTGCGAGCGTTGTGTTGTCAGTGGGATGCCTTCTCGATCCCGGAACTGCGCAACTTCCTGCGTATCCTGGACAAGGAAGAGGATGAGCAGAAGGAGGCGCTGATGCGCCGCTATGACGTCTACCGCCACAGACTGAAGGAGGCGCTGCGGGAGCTGCGGGGAGGCGCGCAATAAGACTTGAAGAGCGCCCCCTACAGGGCCAGAagagacttttcttttttttccttttctttaacGTAGCAAAGAAAAGGCGTCTGGACTTTTCAGACTGATGTGCCATTGACTCACGAAAGACTTATTTAATTTCCTCACTACAGTctgtacagtttttcttttattaatttatatggGTGGAGCTTTTGATCGTAAATTCAGCGGCCAAACAATCACAATGCAGcgaagaggaaaacaaagaagtgaagctggtgagatgagaaagtTTGATTTGATGGAACAAATGATTGTGCTTAGCATCGAGTGGATTTAGGAAGTAGACGACGCGGAGTAGAGGAAGTAGAATAGAAATGTGACGCAATAGAGGCTGAGGCGTGCTGATAGCGCTCGGGGACGCCGTCGCTTTTGTCCCGTCTGGCATATGCGAGCGTTGATTTAAAGCGCCCGCCCACTTGTGCCATTTATCTCGCAGGGAACACCGTTGCACGCCTCTTCTTGGGCGGAATGATGGATTTGTGTGGTGAACAGGGAAGAGAAGTCGGTCACAAAATGTGCGTGATTTTGGGCTTTTCAGTGAAATTTTAATTTGAACCTAAAATGTGCtataacatttacatttatattttaggttcatcctgaaattgcACCCACATTTTGTGAGTAATGTATAAGCATGGGGGGGTGATTTGTTATGACGTAAACAACAGTTGTTGctggattttgtattttttcttttttagtacACGCAAGCTTCCGTGGTACACGTGACGCTAGTAGCAGCATTTCAAGTCGAACAGCACCTTCTAGTGGACAAACGCTGCAACTACTCTCCAACTTGTGTctcttatttttgtattctttttctTATTCTCGCGCGATATAACCAAAGATTATTTTGTGGTGTTGcctggtgcaaaaaaaaatagtagatgCAGAAATATATTGAGTAGaggtttatttaaatgatttctaTGTCTATTAAACACTGGCTTTACGGGAAGCATAGAATGGTCAGAAGCAAAGCTAAAGTGGGCATTAATTACGACAATTTGGAATAAATACATGGTTTATACAGGCTTGGTAAAGAAAGTAGGGCATTTAGGCATTTTTCTTACTGTGGAAAGttaaatttgctatattttttttttgcatcttggCCTTTCTGTGCTTCTGTACTTAATTTGAGCGTCTCCATGGATACACGTATCACATGTTGATGTGTTTATTGTAAGCTAAACTTGACATCAGTTGTATCAACTTAAAgactttaatttttgtttttggggggcacTTTAAATGACTTAAATTCAGGGACGACGGGTAGatctttttggggggttgtttttatgtcttttattttttattttttttagtttatccAACATCCTCCAGGTGGGAGGAGTTCgtaggcagccattttgagagTATACACTGAATCAGTCATTATTTTAGCCTAATTTCTGTGCATGGTGTGTTACTATTGCAACATGTTATCCAAAGGCTGTTTGTTGCATGGTTTTATTGTTTGCGACTGGATATTCCACAAGTGCGAGACGAAGAGAGACGTCAAGCAGCTTTCCATCCAAGTTGTCGTCGACGTTAATAGCTGATTTCAAAGCCTTCAAGCCATATTTGAGGAAGAAGTTAGTTAATCAGAAAACCTCAGCAGTGCCTTTCTATCATTTAATAGCATCGGCAGATAGAAAATcgttgtatttttgttgtaatgCTGCGGAAAGCGAGTTATGCAGATATTAAAggtgacattgaaaataaaaacgtgttTATCTTTATTTGAACGAGTGTGTTTGTTTGAGAAGGTCCTCCTCCTCTTGACCTCCATTTGAACCCACTTTCTGTTCGTAGCCCCGCCCCTTCTACCCACACACTTGCGACTCAAATAAGTCAATTCAGAAGTTTTTATTGTGAAAGCAACAGGAAACACCGCTTAGCCCTTTACGTAAAAAGTTACTGGTTTCGTATTTATCGTAGGTAAACTCTTCACGTaattaactaaaaacaaaaactacatttATGCGCATATTTTTGAAGTATTTGATCATGTTTCATTTGCGGCTCGGGGGATTGGATTTCGTCCGCGCTATTGTGAAAGCACTTATTGTGAAAGGTTATAGACGCACATTCACCTCGTACAACAATTCATACTTCATATCATTTAAGCCCCTGTGATTTCAAGAGTGGAACAGGAAAACTTATCAGCGATGTAAGTTGAACTTTGATTCTTCTATTTTTCTCGCCCTTTTTCGGCGTTTTTCCTCTTTCCAAACGGCCGTCATGTTACGCCGATCGACGGATGACACAACTGTGTTGCTTACGTGTAAAATAGTCTAGTTTAAATGGGTGCAAAAATTAATATTGTTGTAAAAGTAGTCACAAAGTATGCCGACAACTCGGCTTTGCTCGGCATTGTGTCaatgaaatgtcattttatgaaataacttTCAATTTATCGATATATTTCACTACCAATCACTTGTCTTCAGATAGAATATGTGGTTTGAAGTCACagcaaaacaatttaaaattgattttctgTAGCATTTGGACTACTAGCATGGAGGAAGTTTGACCTATTGGTTTATTGATGCCTCTGTCCCAATGTAAATTAGACCCTTCGTTTAGCATCATACGTCATTGATTGCAGTAGTACTTTAGTTTTAATAAAGCACCTCAATTcatgctgggataggctccagctacCCCCGCGacacttgtgaggacaagcgtttAGGAAAAGGCATGGATGTATGTATTTGCCAAACACACTGCTTTGTTGGACTACAAACATGGTGGGTGTGATTGTATACGTTGTCAAATGTCAGGTGGTGTGGATGTTCATTTTGTGTGCTTCTGCTGGCGGTCGCCATCGGCCTCTACCTGCTACCTTCGCCCATCGACCCCAAGCCACATGTGTAAGTACGCACATGACCCTTCACCCCTCCCCATTCTCAGTCCATGCACACGTTGACACACTTTCGTGGTCCGCAGGCTTCCGGGTCCTCCCCCAGCCCTTGAAGGTCCGTTGGCCGCCAACACGCACTTGCAGAAAGGCCGCAGACTATTTGATGGAAAACTACGCGGACCAGAATCCTTTGCTGCTGACGAGGAGGGTAAGTGACAAACCTTTGCACCTCTCTGTCTTCATCTTCTCGTCTCGTCAACAGATGCTCCCTAACCTTTATTGACAGAAATGTCTCCAAAGGTCAGGTTCAAacatgcttttgtgtttttgtgtaggGAACGTGTACACGGGAACTGTGGACGGGAAGCTGTGGCGAATCGGACCGGACGACAGCCTGACCTTAATCACTCAAATGGGGCGTGACTTGCCCGAATGCGGTCGGTGGGCTCATCCGTCCTTTGGTCGCGAGCCAAACGAGCCCGCGCGTGACCGTGAAACGTGTTTGCGTGCAGGCAGCAGCGTGGATTTCGAGCCGGCGTGCGGCCGTCCTCACGGCGTGCGCCTGGATCGCCACGGCAACCTGATCGTGGCTGACGCCTACTTGGGGCTGCATAGCGTGAACCCGCGCACCGGAGACAAGACGCTGCTGGTGGCCAACTCGCAAGGTTGCAGcacaaacaatgtttttttggggggggggggggcagctttCATGTTGAGGACGTCAACTGACATGTCtttacttaattttgtttttttgtctgcagGCGCTGGCGGCATCCCCTTCGCGTTCTTGAACGGCCTGGACATCTCTTCCCAAACGGGGATCATCTACTTCACCGACTCGTCCAGTCGCTGGGGGCGCAGACACGTCAAACTGGAGGTGAGACTGAACctacaaaacacaataaataaataaatccttttaCAGCTTGTTAGCCATGCTAGATATTTCTGTAatttttcctggaaaaaaaaagaagaagagatttctgtaatttatttttttatttacaatttaaaaattgattattattttaaaaaaataattcgaCTGTAGTTtcttttttcagattttcattctttttttttttagtttgtatgaaattaatttagtacatttatttatttattttttttcatgtaattcATAATTCTCATTGAAAATCTCCATATAATTTATTCCTAATTATTATTTGATTGaaattaagtatttttaaaaatattagtattatttattcatattattataatttaaggAATGTTGAATTTTACTTgatgattaaaatgtattttaattttgttttgaatttcattATATTTGTTTCCtggttttgttattttaattttcaaataaaatatctagtttttatttaatttgtattgtttactttatcatttaaagaaatattttttttaatttttattgaattggtaattgtttattttttttgtatttaattagtaattttatttaatgcatttctattgtgttattgttataagttatttaatttaatcaagcaataacacttttttttttttggtgctaatTTGATTAGCTCAAATTCAATTTCCACTCTtatattttccccattttacCGGAGGTGATCGAGCTGAACCGCCTCGGCCGTCTTCTGTCCTACGAGCCCGAGACGGGCCGGGTCGGCGTCCTTCTGGATTCTCTCTACATGCCCAACGGCATCGCGCTGGACCCCAACGAGCGATTCCTCTTATTGGCCGAGACCAGCATCGGACGCATTCTCAAGTATGTGTGCTCAACATGCACGTGCACGCGTGCGGTGTAGTGTTAAGCGCGCGTCCGCCCACCCGCTCAGGTATTGGCTGCGAGGTCCGAAGGCGGGCACGGCGGAGACGGTGCTGGACAACATGATCGGTTACCCGGACAACATCCGCGTGAGCCGGCGCGGGGACCTTCCTGGTGGGCATAACCACACCGCGACTGCGCTCCTTCCTGCCTCCCTTCCTGGACGCCATCGCGCCGTACCCTGCCGTCAAACGCTTCCTGGCCAAGGTCGGTGGCCATCTTTTTCATGAAAGCTCTTTTGATGTGAGAAAAGGAGGCGTGAAATCTCATGAGACACTTTGTGTGAGAGagcgagtgcgtgtgtgtgtgtgtgtgtgtgcgtgaactCCAAGTGAACTGCAGCAAGTAACAAAAAAGAGAATCAACATATTtcacatctttaaaaaatgtttagcaAGAAGTTACATGTAGAAATGATGTCATGATTCCACTTGTTTTATGGGCAGTTAGCTACGAAAGTTGAATctcattatgtatttttttttttaaatcaaaacgaAGAGCAATTGTAGTAGTACTAAAAGTACTTTaatcttgtttgtttctgttgtagttaatttacatttttgaatgtttgtcATAAAATCATTGGTgaataaattacatttgattAATGATAAATATTCCTTAAAAGTAtcttatttacaaatgtatttttaaggaaataattgttaaaataattataattaaattatacTATGATAATTCATTCTAaataatactgtaaaaaaatgcatactttATTACATAATTTgctataattaaattaataaaataaaatattcaactaTGTGTCTATTTAATGTATACAATTGTAatgaaataattggttaatgcattgtaaatcaattttaattgtaaaaaatactaaaaatatatcattaatGACGTTTGAAAGAGTcatcattaaaggggaagtcaaaccaaaaaagacatcttgacaataatatgctgtatgtgacctcactaagtctaaacatgacattctgattaatattacatttgtggaatacgagttatgaagcaaaatctagccgtttttatccatctcaggcaaaatggccgccccctgagatggacaaaaacgtcgtgtttagactagtgacaTCACATATAAAATGGTAtcgtcaataaatgtttaaagttgacttctactttaaaGCACCCCGTTGTCCAATGTCGCCACAGAAGACGAGACACCGTTGTCATGGTAACCAGTGCGTCCCAAAACGTTTGTTCGTGTGTTCCTTTTCAGGTGGTCCCGCTGAGCTGGTACAACATTCTGCTGCCGCGCTACGCTCTGGTCCTGGAATTGGACGCGGACGGACGTCTCCTGGGCTCCATGCACGACCCTGAGGGACGCCTGACGTGGGCCATCAGCGACGTGTTCCAGCACGGCGGGCGCACCTTCCTGGGGAACACAGACTTGCCTTTCCTGCCCGTCGTCACGCTCGACTCCTGAGGGGGGCGCTGTTGGCGCACAAACGCATTTTAGAAGGAGCGAAGAAAAAGCAGAGGAGGATCAGGTTGGTTCTGCGTTTTCAAACACATGCTAGTGCTACTAGTGcagcacaataaaaatgttattgcgTCTAAAAGTGGCACTAGGaaaaaacctagaagaaaaaaaaaaaatgatttattttgatattaactcattcactgccattgacggctatagacgtcaaaaattcatttgaactatttctattagtttaacatttttcccacttttgttaacaagagtatgaaaacctagatttttttttattgtattagaacagataaaatcaCCTGAcgttcctaatttttaataattttttctttaaaaaaaatagaaaagattattaaaaattgggaaaaaaataattacaattattttatttataaataaaaaaagacaagattttaaaaaattaggagagtcaggtgattcaaaatttttatcattattaatagaaatagttcaaatgaatttatgacgtccatagccgtcaatggcagtgaatgagttaaccggAATAagcgtttgaaagtgtgtcacatagaagtgacgtcatcgagcagcagccaatagaaaagcaccttcagatgacgtcgtcCCTCGGtgacaattttgcatgcttgacttttggctccagtGACTCGACTTGActgctttttccatttaactcatttgaaaATGCGACATtaggtaagaaatgcgttacttttctaattttaccataatgtttttaaaatactagTAAGTAAtacacctataaaaaaaataaaaataaataatactgaaactaaaaaaactaaactaaaactaatatattttttaaatgactaaaactaataaaaactaccaccctgaaaatttattaaaactgacaacaacaaaaaaaaactcaaaacaaaataaaaacgaactaaaatgaaaatcccAAAAAGTATTCACACACATTTGCTGACTATTATAAACAGGTATAAATATTTGCCAATGAGTTTTATAGCGCCACCACAAGGTTAAAAGGTTGTACTACTCACACTGTAATGTTCAGACGTTTTGAATTCCGACCTGACAAACGAGGCATGAAACATTTTCTGTTTgagtcaactaaaaaaaaagtgttggtcTACACAAACCACGCCACATCTGGAtagattaaatatttgttttatttgcacaAAACCGAGCTCAGAAAAAGTGCACGAGGTGAACACAGAACgcttgaagaaaaacaacaaaaaaaaaacaagttaagaCAACATTTTGTCTGCTTTCAAAGAACAAATCAGTCTTGCGATTCATCAGTGCTCGTTTCAGCAAGTTAAAGTTTTCACAGttgggaaagttttttttttgtttttgtttttaaccctgTCACCCTAAAactggttctcaaactggggtccgcaagtttttctttttcttagaaCAAGAGTATTGTTACAGAAAACGCCCCCCAGCACCACAAccccccttttcttttcttttcttttctttttttaacaaaaggcttcttttttttccaagaatttaaactgattttatttttaaagactaaaaattattttccaaaataaactatttactAGTAGCTAATTCTTgtttttgactctttttttttttgttacaacttgtctcaaatatatttttgaccttacaaacatttttaatgtgataAATGCAGCTTTGTCATAACATTACAACTTCCTCTTTGCTATCATAACGTTAAAGCTTtattaattgaaaataattttgactttttttttatccagaaaatattttttattggtgTAAAGATTGCGACTTATTTTTTCTTGTCTCAATGAATGCTTTTATTCTCATtactatgtacaaaaaaaaaaatccagaattgCTGTTtgttgcataagcacaaacagtCAGGgttcgccccccccccacccgaaggcggagcgAGGCGACCCTCTCGTCTACCGGGGTGAACCCCAAcgtttaagggggggggggggcaataagtatgcccacaacTGCTCTgcgagtggaagagagtccaacccctgTCGAGAGGATTGATAGCAGACCCCGGGTCGTGTGTGGAGGAGGGTTCGACTAGATCTAGTGGGTCTTGCGCAATAACATTTTCTACAGTAAAAATCAGTAGCAAAGCGAGAGCGAGTCTTTTTGGCTCCTTTCAACTTCATTTCAACACTTTGGACTCTTGCAAGTTCAAAAGGTGGCAATTTACAACGTAtacgtttttaaaaacaaaatggtgtcCAGCAGGATATTGGACATCTTGAACTGCacggtaaacaaaaaaaatttggctTACCTGTCATGCCCCTCCCCCTTCCCGCCCCCCGCACACAACAAACAAAGCAGACGTCAAAAGCAGAATCAAAATCCACACAATCGCTTCGTCCGTCTGGCCACAAAACAAGGCAAGAAGAGGGAAAATCCTCCGCTGGTGGACTTGTGGTTTCCTTTTTCACTTCATCATCTGTCGCAATCTGCTCAGCTTCCAGTTGTGGCTGCTAAACATCTGGCGGGGCTCAAATTTGaagctggcaaaaaaaaaaaaaaaaaaaattgtattatttctgGACTATGTGCttgaataataattgaaataatgaaaatgtaaattaaaaaaataaataaataaaatgtttaataattcTACTAacgatattaactcttttaccgccaaaaacgtttaatgacgtaaactaaaatccaaaatcatgccgccaaaaacgttaattcacgtttgtttacttttttttttttttaatgggcattGGAAATTGTTGCGCAGCGCTGCCGACTCAACGGActtgtgaaatcacaaacagccactaactatggccagcagatggcagcattgtatcccTTTTTAATGGGCTCCCGTTAGTATGGAATTACTTCCGAAACATGACCAATCTGATGAAATACGTTTTCAAGGATGCCGTGAAGGATCGAAGCCTTTGTCACATGAAATCTAATTCACaaagcgtcactaaacaaaaaatatgagtttgttatgtttatgtagtcaaagtacacaatattctgtttgttttgaaagATGATGCTCGAAAtcagggttgttttttggataacgtgtggTAGTAAAAGacttaaatgtaaatgtgttcttaaaataaaaatttaacgtGACATACAGCTACAAGCttccaataaaaaatttttCCAGTTGTGTCTTGAGATACGTGTGAcctgatttatattttttgagaTCGTAGTAAATTAGAATTTTGTATGTAAGTGGAATTCACTACACTGCATAACTTGTCAAAATGTCATAGACAGGCTAAAAATGTTGCTGTGGTTATAAACAATTTGTATTTAATGCAGTGATTCTatcacataccactagagggagcctgcgtACCACACTTGTCACGTAATCTTTTGTGGACATACCGCGTGTCATAGACGCCGGGCGTGCGGCACGTCTGCCCCGCGCACGACTGCAGCATCATGAGCCGATGGTTCATCTTCTCCAGGACTTCCTGATCGATGGTCTTGGCGATGTTGGTGAGCTGGAAGGGGTCCGCCGTCAGGTTGTAGACCTCCACAAACACCTGCCAGCAGACGCTCCGCCGTCACGCTTCCGCGGGAAgcaccacagaagaagaaaacgaaaagggggaaaaaaaaaaaaaaaacaggtcgcTACCTCGTTGTCGTCAAACTCGCAGTACTGCAAGTTGGCCGAGGGTGCGACGGTGCGCACGCACGCGTACGTGTTGTTGTACGAGTCCTCGCACACGCAGTCTGGGAAGCACTCCTGCATGCGGGAAAAGAAAGGTAAAGGTACGAGTACGATGAGTGGCCACGCGAGCGTGAAATTCTTACCGACACGCCGGGGCCCAGCAGGGGGCAGGCCGGGTCGGAAACGTTCCGTCCTTCTCCTTCGTACTCCACCAGGATGTCGCTCCGCCAAGTGCTGCCGTTGACTTTTCCCTCCTGAAAGCCACAAGACCCAGTTGAACCCGTTGTCCGAccttgaagggggggggggggggctcaccaGAACGGGCAGGAAGGAGGTGCCGTCCATCTGCGCCTTGCTGACGTTGAGTCCCGCCATGTCCAGCATGGTCGGACCCAGGTCCACGTTGGCCACCAGAAACTGCAAAGTTTTcgttggactttttttcttggtcaGAACAAAATGTTGCGAGCCAGCGAGCGAGTCGGTCACCTGGCTGGTCTGGCCGCTTTTGATGTTTGGTCCTCGCACCATGAGAGGAACCCGGATGTCAAACTCGTACAGCTGCCGCTTGTCCAGCGGGAGAGAAAACTGACCTGCAGgaaacaaataacacacaattgaCATTTAGTTCTTACTGCGGCAAAAACATAAATcatcttcatttcctgtctttcatgattctCAACATTTATAGagtaagaccttttttttttttaaatcacatatacagtaaaataaggCATTAAAATATAAGTATAgtcagacttaaaaaaaatgacataattatatatattattagtatgggatttttttttaataggctttaggtgaactgatgaatacacacgctcgcacgcacacacacgcaaaaaaaaaataaatatatatatatatatatatatgtgtatatgtatatatatttttaaaaaaaagaaagaaaaatgagaaaaaacccacatttttttttttttttttttttaaggagagcaatgatgatgtcaaatcgaatgaacaatactgagctctccttaaaaaaataaaaataaaaaaaagacataattgACAAAATgaagtcgttttttttctttttataatttcaagttcagtgtttgtttatttatttattttttatttatttttaccaacaATATGATGTAATATAAAgtatttaacaacaacaaaaaagtataaatatatatatgtagtacACCTACATGTATTGTTGGACTGAAAAACGAAAACAATACATAATGTATATATTAAGGTTTCTATTAATTacatgattacaatttttatggTATGCATAGCCAGAATGAAGAGACATAtcaaggatttatttaatttttttaactacgTGACGTATacttagattttatttttatatagtaaggcaatttttaaaaagcaatacattttagtttttttactaAGTGATAGTAATGCATTACAAAAAGATTAATAGCAACTTAAGCCttttgttgctgctgttgttttgtgtgcgtgtcgGTATTAGTTACCTGTGTGATATCCGTTATCCGATGTAAAGAAGACGAAAGTGTTGTCCAGTTCTCCTCTGGCCTCCAGGCTGCTCACGAGCTTCTCCACCAGGTCGTCCACGGACAGCAACGTCTGCCACCTGCAGGCGCGGCGCAGCATTACACCAAAGGCCACGGCAGCCGCGACACGCCACAGCGGAAGCAAACCTTCTCTTGAAAGCATCGTCCAAGAAGCCGATGGACGAGTTGCTCATGGGAGTCTTGGCCTGTCGGATCAGCCAATGTTTGTCCTGCCGGCGCACACGACATCGCCTTGTTTACATCCATTCGCACGTCCTTCCTCACCGGGCTGTCGACTCCGCCCGACCCCGACCCCGACCCCATCCGACCTTGCCGTGGACGTTGAAGTTGGGATCTCGGGGCGCCTTGGTGCCATTGAAGCGATCCTGGTACTGAGGGGCCGCCGTCCACGGTGAGTGGGGGGCCGGCGTGGACACCATCATGAAGAAGGGCTGGTAGCTGGATTTGGACTGCAGGAAGTTCACAGACACGTTggcctgcaacacacacacacacacacacacacacacacacacacacacgagtgtCACATTTGATGCGTTCAAGTCAGTTTCATTCGGAATGACATCATGGGGTAAAAAAATCAGCATTGTGGGAAGGCCAAAAATGGCCCCCATCGAAAGGTTAGGAgcatgaaagtttttttttttaaattaaaaaatgaatttagaataataatgcatgggatttatatagcgcttttctagacactcaaataAACTTTACAATAGAATGGATACATAATTCATGCACTCGCATATTCACACtgcggtggcggtaagctactaaacattcgcaccttccatacatatgtgagtagcactggaggcaacgtgcgtcaagtgccttgcccaaggacacgaggaggaggaggagagcggggatcggaacagccgaccttctggttactaaACGACCGTCTCTGCACcgtgagccacggccgccacaatagtattaagtcactttttttttcatttacaaacggtaacatttgaatatgaaaaaaataaaataaaaaaattgtaaaataaataaattaatgtttacaagaaaagcacttttttttttaaaaaaaatgtgaaatatttaaatgttacaaaatatcaaaggttgtatttttttttttgtagagatgtttaacaaaaatgtgtccGTATTGAATCAATCGTTTAAAATGATAAAGTTTGAATAtgacaaaatgtactttttttcaacTTTCTTAAAATGCTGATTTGTACAAGATATtaaacagcattaaaaaaaaaaaaaattaagtttaagGAAAATTTATcagtcaatttgtttttatttaaaattataaaatatttaaatgttagAAAATATCACTACTTATTAAgataaatgtaacaaaatattaatattaggaatatttttaaatgtaaaaaatagtaaatgtgtcactattatttaaaatggtcaAATTTGAATATGACAagtataacacttttttttttttttaa
Protein-coding sequences here:
- the LOC144035133 gene encoding LOW QUALITY PROTEIN: adipocyte plasma membrane-associated protein (The sequence of the model RefSeq protein was modified relative to this genomic sequence to represent the inferred CDS: deleted 1 base in 1 codon), which codes for MWCGCSFCVLLLAVAIGLYLLPSPIDPKPHVLPGPPPALEGPLAANTHLQKGRRLFDGKLRGPESFAADEEGNVYTGTVDGKLWRIGPDDSLTLITQMGRDLPECGSSVDFEPACGRPHGVRLDRHGNLIVADAYLGLHSVNPRTGDKTLLVANSQGAGGIPFAFLNGLDISSQTGIIYFTDSSSRWGRRHVKLEVIELNRLGRLLSYEPETGRVGVLLDSLYMPNGIALDPNERFLLLAETSIGRILKYWLRGPKAGTAETVLDNMIGYPDNIRVSRRGTFLVGITTPRLRSFLPPFLDAIAPYPAVKRFLAKVVPLSWYNILLPRYALVLELDADGRLLGSMHDPEGRLTWAISDVFQHGGRTFLGNTDLPFLPVVTLDS
- the gnsa gene encoding N-acetylglucosamine-6-sulfatase, giving the protein MSRSWFKCLVICVTIASSQLGDNGAFAKSYRRPNIVLILTDDLDISMGGMTPLNKTKKLIGDAGISFTNAFVASPLCCPSRASILTGKYPHNHHVTNNTLEGNCSSVAWQKSEEAHTFPAMLKNLAGYQTFFAGKYLNQYGHKEAGGVAHVPLGWSYWVGLEKNSKYYNYTLSVNGKAQEHGVDYGKDYLTDVLANVSVNFLQSKSSYQPFFMMVSTPAPHSPWTAAPQYQDRFNGTKAPRDPNFNVHGKDKHWLIRQAKTPMSNSSIGFLDDAFKRRWQTLLSVDDLVEKLVSSLEARGELDNTFVFFTSDNGYHTGQFSLPLDKRQLYEFDIRVPLMVRGPNIKSGQTSQFLVANVDLGPTMLDMAGLNVSKAQMDGTSFLPVLEGKVNGSTWRSDILVEYEGEGRNVSDPACPLLGPGVSECFPDCVCEDSYNNTYACVRTVAPSANLQYCEFDDNEVFVEVYNLTADPFQLTNIAKTIDQEVLEKMNHRLMMLQSCAGQTCRTPGVYDTRFKFEPRQMFSSHNWKLSRLRQMMK